In Monodelphis domestica isolate mMonDom1 chromosome 3, mMonDom1.pri, whole genome shotgun sequence, the following proteins share a genomic window:
- the VN2R527 gene encoding vomeronasal 2 receptor 527 → MFPQLSPSVQKTERSLCFPKISPSLSRDGDIIIGSFLPLHSEEVSNVRGAESLSLVFHSLSLRLMHKNYQQVLALVFAVEEINSDPNLLPNISSLGFHLYNAYHSDSRTLESSLRWLSGQGQLVPNYSCSGQDKSVAVIGGATSALSVQMGTLLELYKFPQISYGPFDSILSNKAHFPSVFQMSQRDSSLFDGIVRLIAYFEWTWIGLVTTDDMRGEQFLWDLRGDMVKHGICLAYTEKIPVSERRHTESQDMFMQRILRSSVSVIIVHGDTDSLMILRYSQPVFLFLWKVWITTSHWDITMRPHWDDGYSFHGALSFSQMTKEIPGFKPFLRTVNPAKYPEDTVLKKFWCSAFKDQEKLENQVQNECSPNASLETLPLRFFDMTMSGLSYTIYNAVHTVARALHEMLLVTTERGSVRVGEPWVPQPWQLHPFLKNTCFNNSAGDQVLLDATGSSAAGYNILKYLFFQNGTETLVKVGQFIPGAPLGQDFTISKEVIVWDSFESKIIHAVCSNSCAPGFRKAQREGEPICCFDCSLCPEGEISSQINMKHCMKCPEDEYPNKERDRCLPKAITFLDIKEPLGMTLACVALFFSVLTALILGVFVKFRNSPIVKANNRTLSYTLLISLTLCFLCSLLFIGYPTAATCLLRQTTFGLVFTVAVSSILAKTILVVLAFRVTKPGRRSKRWLQPGVSNCIVVLCSGIQVILCGIWLGISPPFPDTDRYSQSNQIIIECNEGSVLGFYCVLGYMGFLALGSFMVAFLARGLPDTFNEAKFITFSMLVFCSVWVSFLPTYQSTKGKAMVVVEIFSILASSAGLLCFIFIPKCYVILLRPNGNTQECIRNVRVQEGKALCVRN, encoded by the exons ATGTTCCCACAGCTGTCACCTTCTGTGCAAAAGACTGAGAGGTCCCTCTGTTTTCCCAAAATCAGTCCCAGCCTCTCCAGGGATGGAGACATCATTATCGGTAGCTTTCTCCCCTTGCATTCAGAAGAAGTGAGCAATGTCAGGGGAGCAGAA AGTTTGTCCTTGGTTTTCCACTCTCTGTCCCTTAGGTTGATGCACAAAAACTACCAGCAGGTCCTGGCCCTGGTATTTGCTGTGGAGGAGATCAACAGTGATCCTAATCTGTTACCCAATATTTCTTCCTTGGGATTTCACCTGTATAATGCCTACCACAGTGATTCAAGAACCTTGGAGAGCTCCCTGAGATGGCTTTCTGGTCAGGGCCAGCTTGTCCCTAATTACAGCTGCAGTGGGCAGGACAAATCTGTGGCAGTCATTGGAGGAGCCACATCAGCTTTATCTGTCCAGATGGGGACCCTGCTTGAGCTCTACAAATTTCCACAG ATCAGCTATGGGCCTTTTGATTCCATCCTGAGTAACAAGGCtcacttcccttctgtcttccaAATGTCCCAAAGGGACTCATCCCTGTTCGATGGTATTGTCAGATTAATAGCATATTTTGAATGGACATGGATAGGTCTGGTGACCACAGATGATATGAGAGGTGAGCAATTCCTCTGGGACTTAAGAGGGGATATGGTCAAGCATGGCATTTGTCTGGCCTACACTGAGAAGATCCCAGTCAGTGAAAGAAGACATACAGAATCTCAGGATATGTTCATGCAACGTATCTTACGATCCTCAGTCAGTGTCATCATCGTTCATGGTGACACAGATTCACTCATGATCCTTAGATATTCACAGCCTGTGTTTTTATTCCTGTGGAAGGTCTGGATCACCACATCTCATTGGGACATCACCATGAGACCCCACTGGGATGATGGCTATAGTTTCCATGGAGCACTTTCATTTTCCCAGATGACCAAAGAGATTCCTGGTTTTAAGCCCTTTCTCAGGACAGTGAACCCTGCTAAATACCCAGAGGACACTGTACTTAAGAAGTTCTGGTGTTCAGCATtcaaagatcaagaaaaacttgaaaatcaAGTACAAAATGAGTGCTCACCAAATGCCTCCTTGGAGACTCTGCCTCTGCGCTTCTTTGACATGACTATGTCTGGTCTGAGTTATACTATCTATAATGCTGTGCACACTGTGGCCAGGGCCCTCCATGAAATGCTCCTGGTGACCACAGAGAGAGGATCTGTAAGAGTTGGAGAACCCTGGGTGCCCCAACCTTGGCAG CTCCACCCTTTTCTGAAGAACACCTGCTTTAACAACAGTGCTGGTGACCAGGTGCTTTTGGATGCCACAGGAAGTTCTGCAGCCGGTTATAACATTTTGAAGTACTTGTTCTTTCAAAATGGGACTGAAACTCTGGTGAAAGTGGGACAGTTTATCCCTGGTGCTCCTCTTGGTCAAGATTTCACCATTTCTAAGGAGGTCATAGTGTGGGACTCATTTGAGTCAAAG ATTATCCATGCTGTGTGCAGTAATAGCTGCGCCCCTGGATTCAGGAAAGCCCAAAGGGAAGGAGAGCCCATCTGCTGCTTTGATTGTTCTCTATGCCCAGAGGGGGAGATTTCCAGTCAAATCA ATATGAAGCACTGTATGAAGTGTCCTGAAGATGAATATCCCAATAAGGAGAGGGATCGCTGCCTCCCCAAAGCCATTACCTTCCTGGATATCAAAGAACCTCTGGGAATGACTCTGGCCTGTGtggctcttttcttctctgtgctGACAGCTCTGATTCTCGGGGTGTTTGTGAAATTCCGAAACAGCCCCATAGTTAAAGCCAATAACAGGACCCTCAGCTATACTCTCCTCATCTCCCTCACCTTGTGTTTCCTTTGCTCCCTGCTCTTCATTGGTTATCCCACTGCAGCCACCTGCCTCCTCCGACAAACAACCTTTGGGCTTGTCTTCACTGTGGCTGTTTCTTCCATTTTAGCAAAAACCATTCTGGTTGTTCTGGCCTTCAGGGTTACAAAACCAGGGAGGAGGAGTAAGAGATGGCTGCAACCTGGAGTGTCAAACTGTATTGTAGTCCTTTGTTCTGGCATTCAAGTAATTCTATGTGGCATCTGGCTGGGaatctctccccccttcccagaCACAGATAGATACTCCCAATCCAATCAGATTATCATTGAATGCAATGAAGGCTCTGTCCTTggtttctactgtgtcttgggctACATGGGCTTCCTAGCCTTGGGGAGCTTCATGGTGGCTTTCTTGGCTAGGGGCCTGCCTGACACCTTCAATGAAGCCAAGTTCATCACCTTCAGCATGCTGGTGTTCTGCAGTGTGTGGGTCTCCTTCCTGCCCACCTACCAGAGCACCAAGGGCAAAGCCATGGTGGTGGTGGAGATCTTCTCCATCCTGGCCTCCAGTGCTGGTCTACTGTGCTTTATCTTTATTCCCAAATGCTATGTGATCTTGCTGAGGCCAAATGGGAACACTCAAGAATGTATAAGGAATGTCAGAGTGCAAGAGGGGAAAGCATTATGTGTGAGGAATTGA